In Campylobacter sp. 2014D-0216, the following proteins share a genomic window:
- the pglH gene encoding GalNAc-alpha-(1->4)-GalNAc-alpha-(1->3)-diNAcBac-PP-undecaprenol alpha-1,4-N-acetyl-D-galactosaminyltransferase has protein sequence MKITFIIATLNSGGAERVLVTLANELCKNHEINIIKFHKEDSFYKLDPKIKLFTLEQFDFSTLYNKIVSRIKKFNALKQALKEHKSDVFISFLDTTNIACIWANKGSNTPLIISEHSSHTYLKSKIWKFLRRISFPYANALTVLSNDDKSYYENFVKKVVNMPNPCHFNLTEEKLEKENNVIFVGRLDHNKNASMFLKAIARLDINLQNQYRFFIAGDGELRQELEQEAEKLKIKVHFLGKIENIQELYKKAKILCLCSFIEGLPTVLLESLYYQVARISTKYVSGHKDLIDDKKDGFLVDLNDEKALSEKLALLMQDENLRKTLALNAQQRCKDYEVTNVVQKWLDLINETRLK, from the coding sequence ATGAAAATCACTTTCATTATAGCCACTTTAAATTCAGGTGGCGCTGAAAGGGTTTTGGTTACTTTGGCTAATGAACTTTGTAAAAACCATGAAATAAATATTATCAAATTTCATAAAGAAGACTCATTTTATAAGCTTGATCCAAAAATCAAACTTTTTACTCTAGAACAGTTTGATTTTTCTACGCTTTATAACAAAATAGTTTCACGTATTAAAAAATTCAATGCCTTAAAACAAGCACTCAAAGAGCATAAGAGTGATGTTTTTATCTCATTTTTAGACACTACCAATATCGCTTGTATTTGGGCAAATAAAGGCTCAAACACACCTTTAATCATCAGCGAACATAGCTCTCATACTTATTTAAAATCCAAAATTTGGAAATTTTTACGTCGTATTAGCTTTCCATATGCAAATGCTTTAACCGTGCTAAGTAATGATGATAAAAGCTATTATGAAAACTTTGTCAAAAAAGTTGTCAATATGCCAAATCCTTGCCATTTTAACCTCACAGAAGAAAAGCTAGAAAAAGAAAACAATGTCATCTTTGTAGGCAGGCTTGATCATAATAAAAATGCTTCTATGTTTTTAAAAGCCATAGCAAGGCTAGACATCAATCTACAAAATCAATATCGTTTTTTTATAGCAGGCGATGGGGAATTAAGACAAGAACTAGAGCAAGAAGCTGAAAAATTAAAAATCAAAGTTCATTTTTTAGGTAAAATCGAAAACATACAAGAACTTTATAAAAAAGCAAAAATACTTTGCCTCTGTTCTTTCATAGAAGGCTTACCAACGGTTTTACTTGAAAGTTTATACTATCAAGTAGCACGTATTAGCACAAAATACGTAAGCGGCCATAAAGATTTAATCGATGATAAAAAAGATGGGTTTTTAGTAGATTTAAATGATGAAAAGGCTTTAAGTGAAAAACTCGCGCTTTTAATGCAAGATGAAAATTTAAGAAAAACTTTAGCACTTAATGCACAACAACGATGTAAAGACTATGAAGTAACAAATGTAGTGCAAAAATGGCTTGATTTAATCAATGAAACAAGGCTTAAATAA
- the pglJ gene encoding N-acetylgalactosamine-N,N'-diacetylbacillosaminyl-diphospho-undecaprenol 4-alpha-N-acetylgalactosaminyltransferase translates to MKKLAIFIYSLGSGGAERVVSTLLPVLNLKYEVHLILMNDKISYDIPEVNIHYLEKSSPSESNLAKFLKLPLLAIKYKKLCEDLKIDLQFVLLNRPNYIALMAKSLGLKSTLIINECTTPSVIYKHNNLNSIINKFLIKKLYNKADLILANSLGNKEDLLHNFNIEAKKCDILYNAIDLESIIEKSKEAIDFKEPFILSVGRLDHGKNHAMLIKAYAKVKTDLKLVILGEGILKDKLLALIEELNLKDKVFLLGFDKNPYKYMSKCDFFAFASSFEGFSNVLIECLACNSAVLCTDHKSGARELFLDDEFGLLVQVDDEKAMQEGLEKMCNDEALKATYREKAFLRAKEFDKINIAKQLFEFFNKA, encoded by the coding sequence ATGAAAAAACTAGCAATTTTTATTTATTCTTTAGGAAGTGGTGGCGCTGAAAGGGTTGTTTCAACCTTATTACCTGTGTTAAATTTAAAATACGAAGTGCATTTGATTTTAATGAATGATAAAATTTCATATGATATTCCTGAGGTAAATATTCACTATCTTGAAAAATCAAGCCCAAGCGAAAGCAATCTAGCTAAATTTTTAAAGCTTCCTTTACTTGCTATAAAATACAAAAAACTTTGTGAAGATTTAAAAATAGATTTGCAATTTGTGCTATTAAATAGACCTAATTATATTGCATTAATGGCAAAATCTCTAGGTCTTAAATCAACCCTTATTATCAATGAGTGCACAACGCCAAGTGTGATTTATAAGCATAATAACCTAAACTCTATAATCAATAAATTTCTTATCAAAAAACTTTACAACAAAGCTGATTTGATCTTAGCAAATTCCTTAGGAAATAAAGAAGATTTATTGCACAATTTCAACATAGAAGCCAAGAAATGTGACATTTTATATAATGCTATAGATTTAGAAAGTATTATAGAAAAATCTAAAGAAGCAATCGACTTTAAAGAACCTTTTATACTTAGTGTTGGTAGACTTGATCATGGTAAAAATCACGCCATGCTTATAAAAGCTTATGCGAAAGTTAAGACTGATTTAAAACTAGTCATTTTAGGTGAAGGAATTTTAAAAGATAAACTTTTGGCTTTAATTGAGGAGTTAAATTTAAAAGACAAAGTTTTTTTACTCGGTTTTGACAAAAATCCTTATAAATATATGAGCAAATGTGACTTTTTTGCTTTTGCCTCAAGCTTTGAAGGTTTTTCAAATGTCCTAATCGAATGTCTAGCTTGCAATAGCGCTGTGCTTTGCACTGACCATAAAAGTGGTGCAAGAGAATTGTTTTTAGATGATGAATTTGGACTTTTAGTTCAAGTAGATGATGAAAAAGCTATGCAAGAAGGCTTAGAGAAAATGTGCAACGATGAGGCATTAAAAGCCACTTATAGAGAAAAGGCTTTCTTACGTGCAAAAGAATTTGACAAAATAAACATAGCAAAACAGTTATTTGAATTTTTTAATAAGGCATAA
- the pglK gene encoding BC-type lipopolysaccharide transporter PglK: MLKKLFFILDAHDKRFLFALLIFSIFIGFIESFAISLIMPFVSVASNFELLEKSSYFQPIYEYFNLPSYKIVAYFGCILIAFYIFRAFLNAFYFHLLARFSKGRYHSLACRIFDKYLHLEYENFTNKNQSELLKTITQEVFHLSTLISAFLLMLSESFVVFLLYALLLIINYKITLALSAFLLLNAFILIKILSPLVKKASIAREEAMKNYFEILNANLNNLKIIKLKTKEQSTQKLYEIQSGLFAKANISNESMASIPRIYLESIGFCMLCFIVVYLVLRYESDISSILATITIFVVALYRLMPSANRIITSYNEITYYKNSLDIIYNMLNEKEEKLGDESIEFKEKIVLKNLFFAYKGKKNLFKNLNFELKKNEKIAFIGKSGSGKSTLVDLIIGLLKPSDGAILVDGVKLDENNIKSFRSKIGYIPQQIYLFNDSIAKNISFGEEINEALLHKVIKQANLESFVNSLEEGIHTKVGDSGSFLSGGQRQRIAIARALYQQPEILVLDEATSALDQESEAKIMEEIYKISKDKTLIIIAHRLSTIQGCDRVFEVNHGYLKEKI, from the coding sequence GTGTTAAAAAAACTTTTTTTTATACTCGATGCTCACGATAAAAGATTTTTATTTGCTTTGCTAATTTTTTCTATTTTTATAGGATTTATAGAAAGCTTTGCTATTTCTTTGATCATGCCTTTTGTATCAGTAGCAAGTAATTTTGAGCTTTTAGAAAAAAGCTCTTATTTTCAACCTATATATGAGTATTTTAATTTACCAAGTTACAAGATCGTTGCTTATTTTGGCTGTATATTAATTGCCTTTTATATTTTTAGAGCCTTTTTAAATGCCTTTTATTTTCATTTACTAGCACGCTTTTCTAAAGGGCGTTACCACAGCCTTGCTTGTCGTATTTTTGACAAATATCTACATCTTGAATATGAAAATTTCACCAATAAAAACCAATCAGAACTTTTAAAAACCATTACTCAAGAAGTTTTTCACTTAAGTACTTTAATTAGTGCTTTTTTGCTTATGTTAAGCGAAAGTTTTGTGGTGTTTTTGCTTTATGCTTTATTGTTAATTATCAACTATAAAATCACCCTAGCTTTAAGTGCTTTTTTACTTTTAAATGCTTTTATTTTGATCAAAATCCTCTCGCCCTTAGTAAAAAAAGCTTCCATAGCTAGAGAAGAAGCGATGAAAAATTATTTTGAAATTTTAAATGCAAATTTAAACAATCTTAAAATCATCAAACTCAAAACCAAAGAACAAAGCACACAAAAACTTTATGAAATTCAAAGTGGACTCTTTGCCAAAGCAAACATTAGCAACGAAAGCATGGCAAGTATACCTAGAATTTACCTTGAAAGTATAGGTTTTTGTATGCTTTGTTTTATTGTGGTATATTTGGTTTTAAGATATGAAAGTGACATTTCCTCTATCTTAGCAACCATTACTATTTTTGTAGTGGCTCTTTATAGACTTATGCCAAGTGCTAATCGCATCATCACAAGTTACAATGAAATCACATATTATAAAAACTCTTTAGATATTATTTATAATATGCTTAATGAAAAAGAAGAAAAGTTAGGCGATGAAAGTATCGAATTTAAAGAAAAAATCGTTTTAAAAAACCTTTTCTTTGCCTACAAGGGTAAGAAAAATTTATTTAAAAATTTAAATTTTGAACTAAAGAAAAATGAAAAAATCGCTTTTATAGGCAAAAGCGGTAGTGGTAAAAGTACTTTAGTTGATCTTATCATAGGACTTTTAAAACCAAGTGATGGAGCTATTTTGGTAGATGGGGTCAAACTCGATGAAAATAACATCAAAAGTTTTAGAAGTAAAATCGGCTACATACCTCAACAAATTTATCTTTTTAATGATTCTATTGCAAAAAACATTAGCTTTGGAGAAGAAATCAATGAAGCGCTTTTACACAAGGTGATCAAACAAGCTAATCTTGAAAGCTTTGTGAATTCGCTTGAAGAGGGAATACATACAAAAGTGGGTGATTCGGGTTCTTTTTTAAGCGGGGGTCAAAGACAAAGAATAGCCATAGCAAGAGCACTTTACCAACAACCTGAAATTTTAGTTCTGGATGAAGCAACTAGCGCACTTGATCAAGAAAGTGAAGCAAAAATCATGGAAGAAATTTATAAAATTTCAAAAGACAAAACCCTTATCATCATAGCTCATAGACTTTCAACTATACAAGGTTGTGATAGAGTATTTGAAGTAAATCATGGGTATTTAAAGGAAAAAATATGA
- the pglB gene encoding undecaprenyl-diphosphooligosaccharide--protein glycotransferase produces the protein MKLQQNFTDNNSIKYTCILIFIAFAFSVLCRLYWVSWASEFYEFFFNDQLMITTNDGYAFAEGARDMIAGFHQPNDLSYFGSSLSTLTYWIYSILPFSFESIILYMSTFFASLIVVPIILIAREYKLTTYGFIAALLASIANSYYNRTMSGYYDTDMLVLVLPMLILLSFIRLTINKDIFTLLLSPIFIMIYLWWYPSSYSLNFAMIGLFGLYTLILHRKEKIFYLAIALMIIALSMLAWQYKLALIVLLFAIFAFKEEKINFYMIWALIFASILILFISGGLDPVLYQLKFYVFKAADVQNLKDAAFIYFNVNETIMEINTIDPEVFMQRISSSVLVFLLSFVGFILFCKDHKSMLLALPILALGFMALRAGLRFTIYAVPVMALGFGYFLYVFFHFLEKKQIKPSLKNKNILLILITFFSISPALMHIYSYKSSTVFTSYEAQILNNLKSKAQREDYVIAWWDYGYPIRYYSDVKTLIDGGKHLGKDNFFSSFVLSKEQAPAANMARLSVEYTEKSFSEHYPDVLKAMVKDYNQTNATSFLESLNDKNFQFDTNKTRDVYIYMPYRMLRIMPVVAQFANTNPDSGEQEKSLFFSQANAIAQDKTTGSVMLDNGVEIINDFRALNLEGTTIPLKAFVDIESITNGKFYYSEIDPKAQIYLLFLREYKSFVILDESLYNSAYIQMFLLNQYDQDLFEQITNDARAKIYRLKR, from the coding sequence ATGAAACTGCAACAAAATTTCACGGATAATAATTCTATCAAATACACCTGTATATTGATTTTTATCGCTTTTGCTTTTAGCGTATTATGCAGACTTTATTGGGTAAGCTGGGCAAGCGAATTTTATGAGTTTTTCTTCAATGATCAACTCATGATCACTACTAACGATGGTTATGCTTTTGCAGAAGGCGCAAGAGATATGATAGCGGGGTTTCACCAACCTAATGATTTATCATATTTTGGAAGTTCACTTTCTACTTTAACTTATTGGATTTATAGTATATTGCCTTTTAGCTTTGAAAGTATTATTTTATATATGAGTACTTTCTTTGCTTCTTTGATTGTTGTGCCTATTATATTAATCGCAAGAGAATACAAACTCACCACTTATGGGTTCATAGCAGCTTTGCTTGCTAGTATTGCAAATAGCTATTACAATCGTACAATGAGTGGGTATTATGATACTGATATGCTTGTTTTGGTTTTACCAATGCTCATTTTATTAAGCTTTATACGATTAACCATCAATAAAGATATCTTTACTTTACTTTTAAGCCCTATTTTTATCATGATTTATTTATGGTGGTATCCTTCAAGCTATTCTTTGAATTTTGCTATGATAGGACTTTTTGGATTATACACACTTATACTACACCGAAAAGAAAAGATTTTTTACCTTGCCATTGCTTTAATGATCATAGCTTTAAGTATGTTAGCATGGCAATATAAACTTGCATTGATTGTATTATTATTTGCTATTTTTGCCTTTAAAGAAGAAAAAATCAATTTTTATATGATTTGGGCTTTGATTTTTGCAAGTATTTTGATTTTATTTATAAGCGGTGGCTTAGATCCTGTTTTATACCAACTCAAATTTTATGTCTTTAAAGCCGCTGATGTGCAAAATTTAAAAGATGCGGCTTTTATATATTTTAATGTTAATGAAACCATCATGGAGATCAATACTATCGATCCTGAAGTATTTATGCAAAGAATTAGCTCTAGTGTTTTAGTGTTTCTTCTTTCTTTTGTAGGTTTTATTTTATTTTGTAAAGATCATAAAAGCATGCTTTTAGCTTTACCTATACTTGCATTAGGATTTATGGCTTTAAGAGCGGGACTTCGATTTACCATTTATGCGGTTCCTGTTATGGCTTTAGGTTTTGGTTATTTTTTGTATGTATTTTTTCATTTTTTAGAAAAAAAACAAATCAAACCAAGCTTGAAAAACAAAAATATCTTACTAATACTAATCACATTTTTTAGTATTAGCCCTGCTTTAATGCATATATATTCTTATAAGTCTTCCACTGTTTTCACTTCTTATGAAGCTCAAATTTTAAATAATTTAAAAAGCAAAGCACAAAGAGAAGACTATGTTATTGCATGGTGGGACTATGGATATCCTATCCGTTATTATAGTGATGTCAAAACCTTAATCGATGGCGGTAAACACCTAGGAAAAGATAACTTCTTTTCTTCTTTTGTTTTAAGTAAAGAGCAAGCACCAGCTGCTAATATGGCAAGGCTTAGCGTAGAATATACAGAAAAATCCTTTAGTGAGCATTATCCTGATGTTTTAAAAGCTATGGTTAAAGATTACAACCAAACAAATGCCACAAGCTTTTTAGAGAGTTTAAATGACAAAAACTTTCAATTTGATACTAATAAAACAAGAGATGTTTACATCTATATGCCTTATAGAATGTTGCGTATTATGCCTGTGGTAGCTCAATTTGCCAATACAAATCCAGACAGTGGCGAACAAGAAAAAAGCTTGTTTTTCTCTCAAGCTAATGCCATAGCACAAGACAAAACTACAGGATCAGTTATGCTTGATAATGGCGTAGAAATCATCAATGATTTTAGAGCTTTAAATCTAGAAGGTACAACCATACCTTTAAAAGCCTTTGTAGATATAGAATCAATCACCAATGGCAAGTTCTACTATAGTGAGATTGATCCAAAAGCACAAATTTACTTACTGTTTTTAAGAGAATATAAAAGCTTTGTTATTTTAGATGAAAGTCTTTATAATAGTGCTTATATACAAATGTTTTTACTTAATCAATATGATCAAGATTTATTTGAACAAATCACCAATGATGCAAGAGCAAAAATTTATAGGTTAAAAAGATGA
- the pglA gene encoding N,N'-diacetylbacillosaminyl-diphospho-undecaprenol alpha-1,3-N-acetylgalactosaminyltransferase → MRIGILTHSAMSVYYFRLALTKALEKNHHEVIIITPKDDFAIKLQELGYKVCFYDLARSSVNPLVVFKNLLSLKNILKDLNLDLLQASAHKSNTTGIIAAKMAGIRYTFGLVEGLGSFYIDNDFKSKLVRTSINLLYKISFKLANGFIFVNDSNALFMKNLGLKEEKIKIIKSVGVNLKQFLPLKISTEEKQAFLKEHHMPDKPIVLMISRALWHKGIKEFYEASKILKDKANFILVGGADDNKSCAPMDFLNSANVFYLGARSDIAHLLNLCDIFVLPSYKEGYPRTVLEAQACKKACVVSDAEGCIEAVSNAIDGLVCKSQDSDDLAEKIQILLEDEKLRNTLAQNAFLRAQNYDENIIALKYLDFYRGFANV, encoded by the coding sequence ATGAGAATAGGAATTTTAACTCATAGTGCAATGAGTGTGTATTATTTTCGCCTTGCACTCACTAAAGCCCTAGAAAAAAACCACCATGAAGTGATAATCATTACTCCCAAAGATGATTTTGCCATAAAATTGCAAGAATTAGGCTACAAGGTTTGCTTTTATGATTTGGCAAGATCAAGCGTAAATCCTTTGGTGGTATTTAAAAACCTACTAAGTTTAAAAAACATACTCAAAGATTTAAATTTAGATCTTTTACAAGCAAGTGCACACAAAAGCAATACAACAGGTATCATAGCAGCTAAAATGGCAGGCATTCGATACACTTTTGGCTTAGTTGAAGGCCTAGGGAGTTTTTATATCGATAATGATTTTAAAAGCAAACTAGTAAGAACAAGCATTAACCTACTCTATAAAATTTCTTTTAAACTTGCTAATGGCTTTATCTTTGTCAATGATAGCAATGCTTTATTTATGAAAAATCTAGGATTAAAAGAAGAAAAAATCAAGATCATCAAGTCCGTCGGTGTTAATTTAAAACAATTCTTACCTTTAAAAATTAGTACTGAAGAAAAACAAGCTTTTTTAAAAGAACACCATATGCCTGATAAACCCATTGTGCTAATGATATCAAGAGCGCTTTGGCATAAGGGTATTAAAGAATTTTACGAAGCGAGTAAAATTTTAAAAGATAAGGCAAATTTTATCTTAGTAGGTGGGGCTGATGATAATAAATCTTGCGCACCAATGGATTTTTTAAACTCGGCTAATGTTTTTTACTTAGGAGCAAGAAGTGATATTGCGCATTTATTAAACCTGTGTGATATTTTTGTTTTACCAAGCTATAAAGAGGGTTATCCACGAACCGTTTTAGAAGCACAAGCATGTAAAAAAGCGTGCGTAGTTAGCGATGCAGAAGGTTGCATAGAAGCGGTAAGCAATGCCATAGATGGACTAGTTTGTAAAAGCCAAGACAGTGATGATTTAGCAGAAAAAATTCAAATTTTATTAGAAGATGAAAAACTAAGAAATACTTTAGCGCAAAATGCCTTTCTTAGGGCGCAAAATTATGATGAAAATATCATAGCTTTGAAATATCTTGATTTTTATAGAGGTTTTGCAAATGTATAA
- the pglC gene encoding undecaprenyl phosphate N,N'-diacetylbacillosamine 1-phosphate transferase → MYKNGLKRVFDFMLALILLVIFLPFIVLIGIVLKIVQGSVLFKQARPGLNEKIFYIYKFKTMSDEKDENGELLPDALRLKPFGKLVRSLSLDELPQLFNVLKGDMSFIGPRPLLVEYLPLYNQEQKKRHDVRPGITGWAQINGRNAISWEQKFKYDVEYVHNCSFLFDLKIFFMTIVKVLKRSGVNKEGVATTDKFNGHN, encoded by the coding sequence ATGTATAAAAATGGTTTGAAACGAGTATTTGACTTTATGTTGGCTTTGATTTTATTAGTTATTTTTTTACCTTTTATAGTGCTTATTGGTATTGTTTTAAAAATCGTTCAAGGTAGCGTACTTTTTAAACAAGCAAGACCTGGCTTAAACGAAAAAATATTTTATATCTATAAATTTAAAACTATGAGTGATGAAAAAGATGAAAACGGGGAATTACTTCCTGATGCATTACGCCTAAAACCTTTTGGAAAACTAGTTAGAAGCTTGAGTTTAGATGAATTGCCACAACTTTTTAATGTGTTAAAAGGCGATATGAGCTTTATAGGTCCAAGACCTTTACTTGTAGAGTACCTACCCTTATACAACCAAGAACAAAAAAAACGCCATGATGTAAGACCGGGTATTACAGGTTGGGCGCAAATTAATGGGCGAAACGCTATCTCTTGGGAGCAAAAATTTAAATACGATGTTGAATATGTACATAATTGCTCTTTTTTATTTGATCTTAAAATCTTTTTTATGACTATTGTTAAAGTGCTTAAAAGAAGTGGAGTCAACAAAGAAGGTGTTGCCACAACGGATAAATTCAATGGACAC
- the galE gene encoding UDP-glucose 4-epimerase GalE: MKILITGGAGYIGSHTLKQFLETNHEICVLDNLSKGSKKSLDELSKIRPFKFFEQDLSDYAGIKKLFKEEKFDAIVHFAASIEVPESMENPLKYYMNNTANTSNLIQTCLETGVKKFIFSSTAATYGEPQTPIVDEQSPLAPINPYGQSKLMSEKVLQDANMANPEFKYCILRYFNVAGACMSYPIGQRYPKATLLIKVAAEVATGKREKLYIFGDDYNTKDGTCIRDFIHVDDISSAHLAALEYLENNESNIFNVGYGHGFSVKEVIETMKKVSGVDFTVELAPKRAGDPSVLISNADKIKTLTNWKPKYDDLELICKSAYEWEKQC; encoded by the coding sequence ATGAAAATTTTAATCACCGGTGGCGCAGGATACATAGGCTCTCATACTTTAAAACAGTTTTTAGAAACAAATCATGAAATTTGTGTATTAGATAATCTTTCAAAAGGTAGTAAAAAAAGCTTAGATGAACTTTCTAAAATCAGACCTTTTAAATTTTTTGAGCAAGATTTAAGTGATTATGCTGGGATTAAAAAACTTTTCAAAGAAGAAAAATTTGATGCAATTGTGCATTTTGCAGCAAGCATTGAAGTTCCTGAAAGCATGGAAAATCCTTTAAAATACTATATGAACAACACTGCAAACACAAGTAATCTAATCCAAACTTGTCTAGAAACAGGTGTGAAAAAATTCATTTTTTCTTCAACCGCAGCGACTTATGGAGAGCCACAAACTCCTATCGTAGACGAACAAAGCCCATTAGCACCGATCAATCCTTATGGACAAAGCAAACTTATGAGCGAAAAAGTCCTACAAGATGCTAATATGGCAAATCCTGAATTTAAATACTGCATTTTAAGATACTTCAACGTAGCGGGTGCTTGCATGAGCTATCCTATAGGTCAACGCTATCCAAAAGCTACTTTGCTTATCAAGGTTGCTGCTGAAGTAGCCACAGGAAAAAGAGAAAAACTTTATATTTTTGGCGATGATTATAATACCAAAGATGGTACTTGTATTAGAGATTTTATCCATGTTGATGATATTTCAAGCGCACATTTAGCTGCTTTAGAATACTTAGAAAACAACGAAAGCAACATCTTCAACGTAGGTTATGGACACGGTTTTAGCGTAAAAGAAGTGATCGAAACCATGAAAAAAGTAAGCGGGGTAGATTTTACAGTAGAACTTGCACCAAAAAGAGCCGGAGATCCTTCTGTGCTTATTTCAAATGCGGATAAAATCAAAACTCTAACTAACTGGAAACCAAAATATGATGATTTAGAACTAATCTGCAAAAGTGCTTATGAGTGGGAAAAACAGTGTTAA